The DNA segment ATGATATAGATCGAGCAAACATAGGGCAATGTTTTCCTGCAGTACCTGATCTCTACACTCTACTGAAGTATTATGTGATTAACGAATAGTGAAAATGTTTTGCATTTCTACTTAGCAAGCAGGaaacctttttttattttaccaAAATCGAACTATAAAAAGTTCTTTTCAGTACACATTCTATGGCTGAAGCCTGACACTGTCCTTTTacacaaaaatataatataattcaTATAGTTTAGCAATAAGGATTTATCTTCATTGTACTCATACCTTATTACTTTGAGCAGGAAAAAGTACACTGTTGAACCAACTATTTGGAACTAATTTTAGGGAGATGGATGCATTCAGGGGAAGGTATATACCATTTCCTTTTCCCCACATGATTATAAATTCATACATCGAGTTTTTTTGTATTTCATTTATTCGTGACTAAATAGCTCAACTAATTCTTTTATTGCTATCCATTTTCTCCATTTCCTTTTCATGAAAGTGTAGCTCTGAAGTGTCCACATGATTATAACTTAGCGCATCAAGTTGTTTTACTTCATTTATTTGTGGCTAAATAATTTCTCAACTAGTTATTTTCCTTTGCTATATACTTTCCTGTCCATTTTCTTCATGTCCTTATCATGAAAGTGCAGCTCTAAAGTATAGGTGTTATTAAATTTCAATTTCTATTAACATAAGCATTGTTGATTTCTATTTCTGTTTTTAGGAGCCAAACTACCAAAGGCATCTGGATAGCACGCTGTGTTGGTGTTGAGCCTTGTACCATTGTATTGGATTTGGAGGGTACTGAtggaagggagagaggagaggtatGCTTCCATACATAATTTAATTACCATGTTCAGTGTCATTTAACAATTTTTTGAGTAGCAGTGTGCAGTGGTAGAAAGCTGTTTGAAATTATAGACTTACTAATTATAGTTTTCCAGGTTACCTGATATGGTTTTGCATAACAATCACCAAACATCGGAAGTTGGACCTTGCCAGGATTAGAAAGACATAGTACTAcgtttattttatttgttctttctttttgtgcCCAGTGAGAAACTTGAACTTAGATCGTGAAACCAGATAAGTTTAAGAAATGATTCTTGATGTGAGCATAAGGTGTTCTGAGTTTGTGTTTTGTGCTGATCAGCTAATGTGCATGTGATGCATCAAAAGATGTTCAAAAGTCAGGCTCAGTTACAATTAGTACTTCCTTTCCTCCTGTAGTGATGCTCCCATCACTGAACAGCTTGCAAAATTTGGTTttccaaaaatattatttttacatttcattgtcactattttttttctttcttgtctTCAAGTAAATGCTATTGATCTTCCAATGATCAAAGAAGAACTTAAACTTCTTGATTAATATAATGCTTTAAAAGTTGCACTTACACGAGAGATGAATTAAAGCAACTTGAGAATGGCGCGTGGACGAGGCTTTTTATGCATGCTGCTTTAAGGAGGTTATTGGCTAAACTTTGTTTTCTGATGTGTCTCTGTTTTTAACTCATTTTAGGATGACACTGCATTTGAGAAGCAAAGTGCCTTATTTGCTCTTGCGATTTCAGATATAGTTCTAATCAACATGTGAGTCACCCTCTGTGATTGAACTATGTATAAATGATCTGCTATTTTGATATGTATGATAACTTCCCCTTATGGCCTTATTGATTGAAGCGTTCCTGCACCTATTACTTTATGTTATCACCATGTGCATATAGGTGGTGCCATGATATTGGTCGTGAACAAGCCGCCAATAAACCACTTCTAAAGACAGTATTTCAGGTACCGAGGTGTAACCTCTTTGTTCTTTCAGGTCTACCCTTACATGCAGATGGGGTATACTGTCCTGATGTATTTGTAACATTTGGACATCTGAGTTTGTAGGTCATGATGCGTTTGTTCAGTCCTCGGAAGACAACACTACTATTTGTTATACGTGATAAAACCAGGGTTTGCATCTCCTTTGTTATCTTGCTTTCTTGAATGAGTTGTTTTTTATGAAATCTTTTCGGAAATACAATCTTTGCTTGGAGAATCTCAAATACGCGTTGTTTTCATGTAGACTCCACTTGAACATCTAGAACCAGTTCTACGGGAGGATATTCAAAAGGTGCTGACATCCTTTTTTTCCGTTTCATCTTTGTTTACTAGTTTGTTGGCTTCCTCTAGATCTTATATTGTCACAGATTTGACCAGATATGGAACTCGGTTGCTAAGCCAGAGGCACATAAAGACACCCCTCTCAGTGAATTTTTCAATGTAagctatatattttttctgtacagtcttgaaaaagaaaattatgatTTTACTAGAACATCGTTTGTCAATATGAAGGTGGAAGTCACTGCATTGCCCAGTTttgaagaaaaagaggaaaaattcAGAGAACAGGTACTTCAAAGATCGCTTGAAACTCGTACTGTAAAGAAAATTTCTGAACGGAAAGTACATCAGAAAGTTTGTAAGCAATTATTTTTCAAGAACCTTACTTCTACCTTGACCAGGTTCAACAACTTAGGCAGAGATTTTCAAATTCAATTGCACCAGGAGGTCTTGCAGGTGATAGACGAGGAGTAGTTCCTGCTTCAGGTTTTTTGTTTAGTTCACAACAGATTTGGAAAGTTATCCGAGAGAacagggatcttgatcttccTGCTCACAAGGTACACTTCTATATCCTGATATGCACTAAGACCCATGCTGGATCATTATTACAAGGGATCTTCTGAAAAATTGTGGCTTAACAGCCTTAGAATTTTCTGCCAAACACATGGCGCGCACTGGCAGTGACTTGTATCTCTACCTACATAATGCTAATACTGTTGATGTAATGTCTTCTTTCACTTATTTGATATTCCTTAAAAAAAGGCGTTCGTCTTGCTAATTATCTTGAGAGCGACACAAAATCAACAACTCACATGAAATTTATCAAATCTGACCAGTTAAAATAGTTAGCTGTTAGTAAAGACCTCAATGTTGTGCCTaaataacataaaaatttaGTTAAAGAAGCTACTCAAACTtgtttattgatgatttatTTCGGTTTGCTTCATCGTGCAAGGTAATGGTTGCTACAGTTCGGTGTGATGAAATTGCAAACGAGAAGTTTGGCTGCCTAATATCTGACACAGTAAGAACTTACCACTTAAAGATCATGCAACTTTTGTAGAGGTTTTGGGTATACTAATGTGTTTGCAATCTTCTTTAGGAATGGCTTGATTTGGAGAGTGCTATCCAGTCTGGTCCAGTTCCCAGTTTTGGGAAAAAACTTAGTTATATTGTGGATGTTCACATGCAAGAGTAAGCCCTTGAGTGATTTTAGTCGTTGGCAATCTGAGTTTGTTCATCACGATTCCCAGTGCTTGCAACTTTACAATCTATCAAATGTCTTTTATGTTCTATACATTTGCTGATAGACTGATACAGATGCACTTCATACAAATTTTTTCTAAATTCCCAATACTCCCGCTCaaatatatttgacaaaaaGAGCAAGTCTACACTGGGATATTTaccaaaaaataatattagtttGTCGTGCTGTTTTCTTAAATCGGCATTTAGAAATACTTGCATGTTTCCTTTCTCTGTGACCAAAGTACTGGCATTGAAGCAATAAGTTGGTCACCTTGCTGTTTTGGCTTCATCCTAGAAAATCCAATATTTATCTATGACAGGAAACTTCCGTTCATGAATAAAACTGAGAGTTGTGGATCATAATTTTCTAGGTATGACAAAGAAGCTGTCTATTTTGATGAAGCCGTTAGGAAAGGGAAACGACAACATCTGGAATCAAGAATACTGAATGTAAGGCATCTTGTACATTAATATTCGTTCTCCTCAAGACCAttacatcttgttattttttttaaaaaaaagtagtaTATCTCCCTGTGAATTAAATTTTCTGTAGTTACTGTGCTACTTTCGAAAGTTCATCTGGTGTTAAAGAGTGGATGCTGAGATTCTTTCTTACTCATAAATACTGTTAGTAGTTTTTTTGCATTATTTCTTTCAGTTTCTTTTGCTGTCGTGACCCTAATTTTGTCCCAAATTCGTTGCAGCTTGTCCAACCTGCGTTCCAGAAAATGTTGAGTCATCTGCGCTTGAAGGctctagaaaaattcaaaacTGGTCTTAATCTTTCTTTGGGGAGCGGAAAAGGTTTCGCAGCATCTGTTCGAGACAATACTGAATCCTCTCTCAACGAATTTGGTCAAGGCTGTGCAGGTAAACTTCCTACACTCTTCATAGTTTCTGTCCTGCCTTTTTCTTAAAACAAACAGATAATTTCTCTAAATATTGTATGCCCAATCGATGGTAAATTTATCCCATTCTAAAAAATCACTCAAAATGGTCATATTTATTCCAACACTATTGTGTCTGTATGACCAGTAGACATTGAATGCTAAAATCGAAGTAGTCTGATGTCCTCCAAAGAACAACAATTTGAGTTTGCTGCATTTGATGATGTAGCATCTTTTTGATCCCTTATTATTTAAGTTAAGCAATTTGTGCGGTCATTTTGGAGCCCGTTTCTTTTGGTGTACCAATCCTTTAAAAAGGTGATACGTCAATCTGATACACCCTTGTATTCTAGATGCTGTAATCAAGCAGGCCAACTGGGACTACTCTAAAATACTAGAGAAGGTTCGGCGTGATATTGAAGATCATGCACTTTCAATTCGTGAAAACAAGCTATCAGAACTGACAACCCTTGCTAAGGTTAAGTATGGCAAGCTGAAAGAAAGTTCTTTTATTAGCTTATCAATGCATCATTTGGTTACCACATGTttgtaattacattttttttatacatGCAGGAGAAACTAAGAAAAGCGCTTGCTGAACCTGTGGAGTCTCTTTTTGATGCTGCAGACCAAACAACCTGGGCATCAATAAGAAACATTTATAAACGTGAGACGGAGTCCATCCTACCAGAGTTTCTGAAAGCCCTTTGTGGGTTTGAAATAGAATACGCGTCGGCGGAAGAAATGGTGTCAAA comes from the Phragmites australis chromosome 22, lpPhrAust1.1, whole genome shotgun sequence genome and includes:
- the LOC133904964 gene encoding protein ROOT HAIR DEFECTIVE 3 homolog 1-like, whose product is MEEDAAEAVQLIDGEGEFAGGSAERFMAAAGVAGCGLSYAVASIMGPQSSGKSTLLNQLFGTNFREMDAFRGRSQTTKGIWIARCVGVEPCTIVLDLEGTDGRERGEDDTAFEKQSALFALAISDIVLINMWCHDIGREQAANKPLLKTVFQVMMRLFSPRKTTLLFVIRDKTRTPLEHLEPVLREDIQKIWNSVAKPEAHKDTPLSEFFNVEVTALPSFEEKEEKFREQVQQLRQRFSNSIAPGGLAGDRRGVVPASGFLFSSQQIWKVIRENRDLDLPAHKVMVATVRCDEIANEKFGCLISDTEWLDLESAIQSGPVPSFGKKLSYIVDVHMQEYDKEAVYFDEAVRKGKRQHLESRILNLVQPAFQKMLSHLRLKALEKFKTGLNLSLGSGKGFAASVRDNTESSLNEFGQGCADAVIKQANWDYSKILEKVRRDIEDHALSIRENKLSELTTLAKEKLRKALAEPVESLFDAADQTTWASIRNIYKRETESILPEFLKALCGFEIEYASAEEMVSNLRDYARSVVENKAKEEASKVLIHMKERFTTVFNHDKDSIPRVWTGKEDVRAIAKDARSAALKLLSVMAAIRWDDEPDRIESILTSKLLEGSVASKIASAASADPLASTTWEEVPPKHTMITPAQCKSLWKQFKAETEFTITQAVSTQQAHRRSNSRMPPPWAMVAIAVLGFNEIMVLLRNPIYLFLLFVGYLLAKALAVQLDISREFQNGVVPGIISVSAKLLPAIQNLVNKVAAEHHPQAAEPPQPQPQPPPLLLSPRSPMSELRRLHMPSSPVRKVASPSPSSPSSSSTMSSPRHVVEGQKQKPAGGEPENESNSADSIV